From the Candidatus Polarisedimenticolaceae bacterium genome, the window CCACGCCCCCGAGCACCACCCCTACGCGGCCGACCTCGACCTCTTCGGCCCCGGGTCGCTCTTCGAGCGAATCAACACGACCCGCACCGGCGCCGGCGAGGCGACGCTCGCGGCGTGGCTGCTCTCCCCCGCCCCCCCGCCGGCGATCCGCGATCGCCAGCTCGCCCTCGAGGAGCTGAAGCCGCGACTCGAATTCCGCGAGGATCTCGCCCTCGCGGGGGACACCGTCGCCGCGGAGGTCCACCCCGACCGGCTGCGGGCGTGGGCACGGGCCCCGGCTCTCCCGTTCCCCGTGCTCCTCCGCGTCCTCGCGGCCATCCTCGGCGCCGCCGGTCTCGCGTCGCTGCTCGCGTGGCTGGGCGGCGCGACCTCGGCCCTCCCGTTCGCGATCTTCGGCGCGCTCAACGGTTCACTGGCCCTCGCGGTGAGGAGACGCGTCGTCGCGATCGTGCACGACGCCGACCGCCCCGGCGCGGAGCTCCGCGTCCTCGCGGAGGTCCTCGCGCGGATCGAGCGGGAACCGTTCGAGTCCGCGCCCCTGAGAAGACTCCGCGCCGCGCTCGACTCCGAGGGGGTCCCCCCTTCGGCGGCGATCGCGTCGCTCGCGAAGCGCCTCGACTGGATGGAGCTGCGGCGGAACCAGCTCGTCGCCCCTTTCGCCGCGGTCGCGTTGTGGACGACCCAGATGGCGATGGCGGTCGAGTCGTGGCGCGCCCGCCACGGCGCGGCGGTCTCGCGCTGGGTCGACGCCTGCGGGGAGATCGAGGCCCTCGCCGCGATGAGCGCCTACGCCTTCGAGAACCCGAACGACCCGTTCCCGGAGCTTTTCGAGGGTCCCGGTCGCTTCGAGGCGGAAGCCCTCGGCCACCCGCTGATCCCGACCGCCCGCTGCGTCTTCAACGACGTGCGCCTCGACGGGGAGCTTTCGCTCCTCGTCGTGAGCGGCTCGAACATGTCGGGGAAGAGCACGTTGCTTCGCTCGATCGGAATCGCGGCGGCGATGGCGCAGGCGGGCCTCCCGGTCCGCGCGGCGAGGCTCGCGCTTTCGCCCCTCGCGGTCGGCGCGACGCTCCGGATCCAGGACTCGCTTCGCGAGGGGGCCTCCCGCTTCTACGCCGAGATCACGCGCGTGCGCGACGTCGTGGCGTTGACGGACGGGGAGGTCCCCGTGTTGTTCCTGCTCGACGAGCTGCTCGCGGGGACGAACTCCCACGATCGCGCCGCCGGTGCGGAGGCGATCCTGCGCGGCCTCGTGTCGCGCGGGGCGATCGGCCTCGCGACGACGCACGACCTCGCGCTGACGAAGCTCGCCGACGCGCTGGCGCCGCGCGCCGCGAACGTCCACCTCGAGGACCGGCTCGAGGACGGCAAGATGGTCTTCGACTACCACCTGCGTCCGGGAATCGTGACCCACTCCAACGCGATCGCGCTGATGCGGTCGGTGGGGCTCCCGGTCTAACCCCGCCGTTCCCGAAACACCTTCCACGCGAACCACGCGAGGAACGGGAGCACGACGGCATCGGCGACCGCGAAGCCCAGGGCGAGCCTCGGGTGGCTCCCCCGCGTGAACGCCGCGAGGTTCAGCAGGACGAAGCTCGCACCCAGCAGGCCGAAGGCGACCTTCACGTTCCGGGTCACCGCTCGCTCTCCCGCTTGAGCCGCGCGAGCTCGTCCTCGCCGAGCGGGCGCTTGTGCTTCACCTTGAGGGACTCCGCCCACTCGCGGTTGAAGTCGCGCTGCCAGCGCTTGTTGAGCGCCGCCGTCACCGTCATCGCGAGCACCGCCCCGAACATCGCGAGCGCCATGTCCTTCTGCGCGTCCCAGACGTCCCCCTGCGTCCCGAGGTAGGCGGCCCCGAGCTCGCCGCCGAGGATCTCCGCCGCGGCCCACTCGATCAGCTCGTAGACCATCGACGTCGCCATCACCACGTCGAGGGGGAGGTAGTACCCCCACAGGCCCTTCACGTCGGCGACGCGCAGGAAGACCTCGCGCACCGGGTACGCGAGCAGCAGGCCGTAGGCGAAGTGCACGAGCCGGTCGTAGTGGTTGCGCTCCCAGCCGAAGGCTTCGGCGAGGGTCGTCCCCGTGAGCGACTCGACCCACCGGTCGTACGGCACGAGCGAGTAGGTGTAGTGCGCGCCGACCGTGTGCAGGCAGCAGAAGACGAAGATCAGGGTGTACGAGACGCGCGAGAGCGGGAGGGCCTTGCGCGTGGCGACGAGGACGACGAGCCCGACGAGCAGCAGCGCGTTCTCGAGGACCCAGTCGGCGCGATCCGTCGGCCCGATCGCGAGCGCCGCCGCGAGGGCGAGCAGGACCGCGAGGAGGACGCGGGGGTAGATGCGGTGCGAGGTCCAACGCATGGGGCGGGGGTCAGGGAACAGAACCCCCGCCGCCGGCGGAGTGGGCACGGCGGCGGGGTCGGGGGTATGGAGACCTCCTGAGTCGGTGCATCTGAACGATACCCGAACATGCAGGGTCGGGCGCGGAAAAAACTCGCGATGGCGCGCCCGATGCGTCCCCGCTGTGGCGAAGCACTAGAAGAGCCGTCGTCACTTCTGCGGGGCTTTCGTCCACTCGTCGAGCCATCCGAGCACCGTGTCGTGCCACAGGATCGAGTTGTGGGGCTTGAGCACCCAGTGATTCTCGTCGGGGAAGTGCAGGAACTTCGACGGGATCCCCTTCCGCTGCAGGGCGGTAAAGGTCGACATCCCGTGCGTCTCGACGACGCGGAAGTCCAGCCCTCCGTGGATGACGAGCATCGGCGTCTTCCACTTCGCGACGTGGTCGATCGGATTGTGCTTCGTGTACGCCTCGGGGTTCTCCCACGGCGTCCCGTGATGCTCCCACTCGGGGAACCACAACTCCTCCGTGTCGAAGTAGGCGAAGCGCTCGTCGAGATTGCCGTCGTGGGTCACCAGGCACCGGAACCGGTCGGGCCAGTTCCCCGCGATCCAGTTGACCATGTAGCCGCCGTACGAGGCGCCGAGCGCCGCGACGCGGTCGCCGTCCATCCACGGGTACTTCTTCAACGCGGCGTCGAGCCCCTTCTTCAGGTCCTCGAGAGGTTTCCCTCCCCAGTCCCCACGGATCGCGTCGGTGAACGCCTGGCCGTACCCCGTCGAGCCGTGGAAATCGACCATCACCGCGGCGTACCCCGCCCCCGCGTACGTCTGCGGGTTCCAGCGGTAGTGGAAGTCGTCGCCGAACGACCCCTGGGGGCCGCCGTGGATCAGGAACGCGACGGGGTACTTCTTCCCCGCCTCGAAGTTCGCCGGCTTCACGACCCACGCGTGGACCGTCTCGTCGTTCCACCCCTTGAAGGTGAACGGCTCGGGCTCCCCCATCGCGACGGCGGCGAGGCGTTCGTCGTTGAGCTTCGTGATCCGCGTCCGCTGCGAGCCGTCGGGCTTCACCGTGTACAGGTCCACCGGAGCGCGCTGGTGGTCCCGGCCGAAGAGGATCACCTCTCCGGCGATCGAGGGGTACCGCGACGTGCCTTCGTCCACGATCGCCTTCGGCGTCCCGGTCTTCGCGTCGACGGCGAAGAGCGCCGCGCGTCCCAGGTTGTGCGCGGTGCAGTAGATCGTCTTTCCGTCCTTGGACCAGGCGAGGTTCTCCGGGGAGCGGTCCCACGTTTCGGTCAGGGCGCGCGCGGTGCCGCCGGGCCAGTCCATGAGCATGATCCGCTGGCGGTCCGCTTCGTACCCGGGGCGCACCATCGCCAGCCACGCCAGGGTCTTTCCGTCGGGGGAGAAGACCGGCTGCGTGTCGACGGCGCGGTTCGCCTCGGTGAGGCGTTTCGGGGGCGCCGATCCGTCGATCGGCACGAGCCACAGGTCGAGGTTGGTCGACCACGCTTCTCCGGCTCCCTCGACCCGCGCGGTGAAGACGAGCCCCTTGCCGTCCGGGGTGAAGGCGGCTTCCTCCGACCCGCCGAACGGCTTGGTCGGAGCGTTCCCGTCGAGCCCCTTCAGAATCGCGACCGGGTCCCCCTTCCCCGTCGACGGGAGGACGTACCAGTGCTGGCGGCGGCCGTCCGACCACGTGTCCCAATGCCGGAACAGGAGCCGGTCGTAGAGGCGGCCCGTCGCCTTGACCGCGGCCTTCTCGTCGAGCCGCTTCTTGGTGTCGGCCGGAGCGGGGGCGTCCAGGAAGACGTCGAGCGCGACGGCGAGCGACGCGCCGTCGGGAGAGAGCTTGAACGCGTTGACGTCGAGGGGCAGGGTCGTGACCGGTTGGGCCTCGCCGCCGTCGATCGGGAGCTTCCAGACCTGCGAAGACCCCGAGCGCGACGACTGGAAGTAGATCCACTTCCCGTCGGGGGACCACGCGGGTGCGGTGTCGCTCGCCGTGTGCGCCGTCAGGCGCCTGAGCCCCGAGCCGTCGATGCCGACCCGCCAGAGATCGGCGCGGCGGCGGTTGGCGTCGAGATCCAGCGCCGAAACCGTGAAGACGACGGTCCGTCCGTCGGGGGACGGGACCGGTTCCGAGATCCGGTCGAACGCCACGAGATCGCGGACGTTGAGTCCCCGGATCTGCCCCGGCGGAGCGGCGATCGCGGCGAGCGTCGCGAAGCCGGAGAAGAGCGCGGCGAGCAGCAGGATGCGCATCGGTGACCTCCGAAAGGCTGGCCATTATGCGGCGAAGGCCTTAACCTCCCAAACTCTCGTCCGACGAGGTGATCCATGCGTGCCGTGAGTTGCCTGCTTGCCGTCGCCGTCCTCGCCTTCGCCCCCGGCGCCTTCGGGGCAACGGAGAAACGACCTGTGACCGCCGAGACGATCTGGAAGCTCAAGCGACTCGGGGCTCCGACGCTCTCCCCCGACGGCCGCGCGGCGGTCCTGGCCGTGACCGGGTACGACCTCAAGGAAGACAAGGCCGATACGGACCTCTGGCTCGTTCCGACCTCCGGCGGCGAGGCGCGCCGCATGACCACGGCCGAGGCCGGGGAGTCGAACCCGCAGTGGTCCCCCGACGGGAAGTGGATCGCCTTCGAGGCGAAGCGGCAGGGGGACGACCAGGGGCAGATCTACGTCCTCCCCGCGGACGGAGGCGAGGCGCACCGGGTCACCAACGTCCCCACGGGCGCCTTCGGCTTCAAGTGGTTCCCGGACTCGAAACGGATCGCCTTCCTGTCGCGCGTGTGGGGCGACCTCCGGACCTTCGACGAGCAGGGCAAGCGCCAGAAGGAGCGCAAGGACTCGAAGATGTCCGCCCAGGTCTTCGACAAGCCGCGCGTCCGGCACTGGGATCGCACCCTCGACGATCGCGAGGTTCACCTCTTCTCGATCGCGATCGACGGAGGGGAGCCGCAGGCGATCACCCTCGGCTCGGGGCGCACGCTCCCCGTCGAGGAGCCGGGGTCCTCCACCTACGACATCTCCCCCGACGGCGCCGAGATCGCGTTTCCGTCCGACGTCGACACGACCGGCGTGAACGGGCAGGACGATCTCTTCGTGATCCCGGCCGGAGGCGGCACCCCGCGCAACGTCAGCGTGGAGGCGCACGCCTCCGACGGCGCCCCGCTCTACAGCCCCGACGGCCGCTGGCTCGCCTTCTCGCGGCAACGGATCAAGGGGTTCTACGCCGACCGGTCGCTCCTCGTCCTCCACGACCGCAAGGCCGGGAGCAACCGCGTGATCACCGAGGGCTGGGATCGCTCCGTGCGCGGCCTGGTGTGGTCCGGCGACTCGAAATCCCTCTGGGGGGCGATCGACGACGCCGGACACGACCGCGTCCATCGGATCGACGCGCAGACGGGGAAACCCACGCCCGTCACCGGGGACAAGAGCTTCGGCAACGTCGCGGTGTCGAGGGACGGGAAGACGGTCGTCGCGCTCCGGCAGAGCTTCACGGAGCCCCCGACCCTCGTGCGCCTCGATCCCGCCACCGGCGCGGCGACCAAGCTGTCGACCTTCAACGACCTCGCGATGGAGGCGATCGACTGGGGAACCTACGAGAGCGTCACCTACAAGGGGGCGAACGGCGCCGACATCCAGATGTGGATCAACTACCCGCCCGGGTTCGACAGGTCGAAGAAGTGGCCGCTGTACCTGCTCGTGCACGGGGGGCCCCACAACGGGATCACCGACAGCTTCACCTTCCGCTGGAACGCGCAGGTCTTCTCGGCGTGGGGGTACGTCACGGCCTGGCCCAATTTCCACGGCTCGAGCGGCTTCGGGCAGTCGTTCACCGATGCGATCACGAAGGACTGGGCGGAGCTTCCGTACGTCGACGTGATCCGCTCCGCCGAGTGGTTCGCGAAACAGCCCTGGATCGACGCGGACCGGATGGCCGTCGGGGGCGCCAGCTACGGCGGCTACCTCGTCTCGGTGATCCTCGGTCGCGAGCACCCGTTCAAGGCGATCATCGCCCATGCCGCCGTCTACAACCTCTACACCCAGTACGCGTCGGACTACGGCGCCGAGCACCGTCGTCACGGCGAGTTCTGGGAGCAGAAGGCGCGGTTCGAGACGAACTCGCCGCACACCGCGGCCGCCAACTTCAAGACCCCCACCCTCGTGATCCACGGCGAAAAGGACTACCGGGTCACGCTCAACAACGGCCTCGAGCTCTTCCACACCCTCTCGAACCGCGGGGTCCCGACCCGCTTCATCTATTACCCGGACGAGAACCACTGGATCCTCAAGCCGAACAACTCCCTTTTCTGGTACGAGGAGTGCCGGAAATGGATCGAGCGTTACATCGGAAAAGGGCCGAAACCCTAGCCGAAACCCCACCGAATGACCGGGGTTAACACATCGAGGCTTGCACCCGGACCCGCGCCTGAGGTCGGATGGGCGCGTGAGCACGACGTCACCCAAGCGCCGCGGCCCCTGGCTCGCCATCGCATGCGAGCTCGTGCGATGGCTGCCGCTTCCCGTGGCGGCGGTGTCCGGACAACTGCTCGGAACGCTGGGCTGGTACCTCGCCGGGAGCGCGCGCCGGCAGACGTTGTCGAACCTCGCGCGCGCGTACGGGACGACGATGCCCGAGGCGGTGCGGCGGCGCACGGGCCGGCGCTCCTTCGCGCTCGCGGGCCGGGGCTTGTTCTCCTGGA encodes:
- a CDS encoding DUF2238 domain-containing protein, giving the protein MRWTSHRIYPRVLLAVLLALAAALAIGPTDRADWVLENALLLVGLVVLVATRKALPLSRVSYTLIFVFCCLHTVGAHYTYSLVPYDRWVESLTGTTLAEAFGWERNHYDRLVHFAYGLLLAYPVREVFLRVADVKGLWGYYLPLDVVMATSMVYELIEWAAAEILGGELGAAYLGTQGDVWDAQKDMALAMFGAVLAMTVTAALNKRWQRDFNREWAESLKVKHKRPLGEDELARLKRESER
- a CDS encoding S9 family peptidase: MRILLLAALFSGFATLAAIAAPPGQIRGLNVRDLVAFDRISEPVPSPDGRTVVFTVSALDLDANRRRADLWRVGIDGSGLRRLTAHTASDTAPAWSPDGKWIYFQSSRSGSSQVWKLPIDGGEAQPVTTLPLDVNAFKLSPDGASLAVALDVFLDAPAPADTKKRLDEKAAVKATGRLYDRLLFRHWDTWSDGRRQHWYVLPSTGKGDPVAILKGLDGNAPTKPFGGSEEAAFTPDGKGLVFTARVEGAGEAWSTNLDLWLVPIDGSAPPKRLTEANRAVDTQPVFSPDGKTLAWLAMVRPGYEADRQRIMLMDWPGGTARALTETWDRSPENLAWSKDGKTIYCTAHNLGRAALFAVDAKTGTPKAIVDEGTSRYPSIAGEVILFGRDHQRAPVDLYTVKPDGSQRTRITKLNDERLAAVAMGEPEPFTFKGWNDETVHAWVVKPANFEAGKKYPVAFLIHGGPQGSFGDDFHYRWNPQTYAGAGYAAVMVDFHGSTGYGQAFTDAIRGDWGGKPLEDLKKGLDAALKKYPWMDGDRVAALGASYGGYMVNWIAGNWPDRFRCLVTHDGNLDERFAYFDTEELWFPEWEHHGTPWENPEAYTKHNPIDHVAKWKTPMLVIHGGLDFRVVETHGMSTFTALQRKGIPSKFLHFPDENHWVLKPHNSILWHDTVLGWLDEWTKAPQK
- a CDS encoding S9 family peptidase, whose protein sequence is MRAVSCLLAVAVLAFAPGAFGATEKRPVTAETIWKLKRLGAPTLSPDGRAAVLAVTGYDLKEDKADTDLWLVPTSGGEARRMTTAEAGESNPQWSPDGKWIAFEAKRQGDDQGQIYVLPADGGEAHRVTNVPTGAFGFKWFPDSKRIAFLSRVWGDLRTFDEQGKRQKERKDSKMSAQVFDKPRVRHWDRTLDDREVHLFSIAIDGGEPQAITLGSGRTLPVEEPGSSTYDISPDGAEIAFPSDVDTTGVNGQDDLFVIPAGGGTPRNVSVEAHASDGAPLYSPDGRWLAFSRQRIKGFYADRSLLVLHDRKAGSNRVITEGWDRSVRGLVWSGDSKSLWGAIDDAGHDRVHRIDAQTGKPTPVTGDKSFGNVAVSRDGKTVVALRQSFTEPPTLVRLDPATGAATKLSTFNDLAMEAIDWGTYESVTYKGANGADIQMWINYPPGFDRSKKWPLYLLVHGGPHNGITDSFTFRWNAQVFSAWGYVTAWPNFHGSSGFGQSFTDAITKDWAELPYVDVIRSAEWFAKQPWIDADRMAVGGASYGGYLVSVILGREHPFKAIIAHAAVYNLYTQYASDYGAEHRRHGEFWEQKARFETNSPHTAAANFKTPTLVIHGEKDYRVTLNNGLELFHTLSNRGVPTRFIYYPDENHWILKPNNSLFWYEECRKWIERYIGKGPKP